TTGAATTCCGGCCGCCGAAAGTTGCGCAAccaccgcggcctccgccgccggagcccagGGCTCGCCGAGTCGGCGAGGTGGGGGCGACCTGGTCTTCGGCACTAGCACCGTGCCATGCGGGGCGGCCGggagggcggtggtggaggcgtggagcgcatggactgcgccgccgcgccgggccgCGCATAGCGATGCTCATTGCTGAGTGGCCTAGTGGGTGTCCACCGCCCACCggattcagagtttcagagcTCGTCTGGAACGGGACGCAGTAGTTCCGTTAGCAAACGCCCAGCCATCGGTCCCTTTCCCTCCCATGCTGCAAATGAGCCTCAGGgggttcagaacttcagatgATCAATCTCAATTTCTCACCACAAACCAAGACCGAGTTGTGCTTGCGTGATTAAAGTCCAAAGACTTCTCAAAGGACCAGCATCTCCAGCGAGCAACTGAGTATCCTTGCCAAGCCTTAGAGCCTAACATTCAGGATAGGGTTCCCCAGGTCTGAACATATGTTAGATTAATAGTGAAGGCATCATTTCAACGGAATGAGAACTCATCAACGAATAAATTTCATTACGAGCAGCTGAGCAAAGTAGATCCGTTACACTTGAACCCACTCTGAGACTGAGTCGAGAGACATAATCAACATTTCCAAAAGCTACAGCCTACGGTGAAAACACATGACGAATGTCAATTCTACAACAAATCTCGGGGATGGAGAACTATTGGCAGGCAGGGATAAATACGAATCGCCTCAAAAAATGAAGCATCTCACAGGTACCTTGGCCCCGGGGGCTGGGGGTCCTCTTCGTAGCCCCCCACCACATGGGGTACTAGCTGTTAATACACATACAGGTGAAGATCACCATGGTGTAGGTGAAAGCCGTGGTTTCAGCTTTCAGTTCGACCACACATGGACAAGGCCATGCCGGTTGCCAGTGTAGATCTCATCACGCTCTTCATCATAGTACAGAGCTGTGATGTCCTCAAGGGCCTCTGAGACTGTATTCTGGAACTTCCATGCTTTCTTTTGCTTGCACGAATTTCCGTTTCCGGAATTTACTTTTGCCAAGCATTTCCCCGTCAGTATGCTGCTTATGTTTATAGAGCCAGCTGCATTGTAGGAAAGAGATATTAGTGTTCCAATCAGCCTACGAGAAATCTTTATGTGCCACAAATGCAACATCATGCCCATCATCCATTATCCTAAAGAAGGATGGAGGAAATGCAGCACTTTTATAGAAAAGAAGTCCCATGTGAAATACCATGCATGTGACATTTATGCACATCACACTGAAGTGAAAAAAAATTCCACCCAAAACAAAATTATCAACTTATCAAAATGAACGAAATGCAGGTTAGAACGAAACAAACAAATAACCATAAGTTTATTCATCAAAATGCGTGAGTCGATCATGCAACAGCAGGTTTAGTTCAAATAGTTCAATCTGAGAAGCACATGAAACATGATCTAGCTGGCAATGAAAGAATTACAAGGGAAAATCGAAAGAACATAACTAGTATAATGCAGCAGGCACTGCAGTAAAAATGCATGAGCAATTGAACAATATatcaagaaaaaggaagatgctCACCATTTTCTTCTGAAGATGAATCAGTGGAATCAGCCTTGCAGTATGAAATAATAAGATCTTGATCACTTGTTATGTATATGTTGTTTGTGTTGCAGTCAGGGTGCCACAACAGGTGATCTTCAAATGATGTGACCAGTTCACCTCGAAAGTTCCAAACTGCTACTGATCGATTCCGGAAAGTCAAGAAAAGTTGCAGCTCATACAGAAAAATGAAGGCAGATGGAGTCATAAACTCAGTCCTGCTCACTTCTGTCAATTGAAAGTTCCTTACCTACATACAATAGGTACACGAGTGAGTTCAAAGTTAGAACCCAAATTGCCTAACAAAAATTCTTTCGTTTGATTGCATTATAGGTACACTGCTTACATCAAGAATTTGAAGATTCTCTCCTTCCTGCTTGACCAGAAGCTTTTCATTGAACTGTTCAATGAAATCCACCTTCTTGTTACGATGGAGAAGGTGGCTGAAGGACTTCAAGACTGTACCATCCTCAATGGAAAGAATCTTCAGAGGAACAGAGCTGCTTGTTCTTGTATAAATCAATAGCATTATTCCTGGGCTGTACAAAAAAAGATAATTTGAGGTTggacaaatgcaaatgcagcaTGTACAATCAACTAAGACGAACAAAAAGATGAGCTGTAACAGCAACTATTGTCCACGGTCCATCTTTTTAAAGATGTTTAAGTGTTAGACTTGTTGCTGTTATGACTTATGAAAAGAGATTAAAATGATGGCTAATCAATTTACTCCACATCAAAGTGGAAATAGGCATCAAGAGTATCTGGCAGGGTAACACGCAGGAAAAGGGAGCACAGGAAGAAGGAAACATCAAGTTACCTGATCTTTATTTCTTGAACATTCTTATCAGATACCGAATACAGCAATGTGTAGTTTTTCAAATCGAACACCTTGTAAGTGCTGTGTGTGGATGAGATAGCATCAGAGCAGATTCACAAAATGTTCAATATCTCAGATATGACTGAAGTCAGTGACTCAGCATACCTGTCTTGAGCAGAGTAAGTCAAAACCTTCCCATTGACATCATCAAACTCCACAAATCCAGGCCATTTCAAGGACTCAGTCTCAAAAAGAGAGAAACCAGCATCTGGTTGTCCACGTCGAATGTACCTTGAATAGTTGAAAATCTTATTAAGATGGCATGGTACAAAAAAGCAATTGGATTGACAAAGCGTATGGAAATAAAAGCATACTCTATTCGAGTTGTTCTGCATCGCAGAGCActgaaattttcagaaccatacACTGACACAGTAATGAGTGAATCATTATTCTTGTTGTAAAATAAACTGCGGATAACTTCATCAGGACTTCCATTCAGAAAGCATATTCTCTGATTTGTCTCTGGAAATATAAGAAGAGAATCTCAGGACGACCAGATGAAGCAGAAATGGACTGCAAGACAAGCGTACTATACCTCTACTAAAAGCAGCACATACTCCTGACTGTGAAAGAGCAAAGACTATATCACGTGCTGCAACAATCTCAATGATTTTTGACCTTTTCCTCAAGTAAGGGAGTAGCAAGCAGTTCTCCTTAGGGTCATGAGTGTCAAACTCTTCCTAAAAATGACAGTAAATATGCTTTATTAGAGACTTAACATGACATAAGATAAATTCATTGCTGCACAAACAGTGATAAAAGGTCAGATATTGCAAGGGTTGACAGTTCTACACTTCTACTACACCGATTTCCAGCCACAAATGCTTATGGTTGAGCATTGGAGTGCCAACGATAACAAGCGTAGTTACTGAAACCAGAGGAAGGTATTTTTGCTCTTCTTTGAGTGAAGGATACAGTGCTAAGTTCATTATTCAGAAATACAATGTGACGGATTCAAGAATAACAGAACAAAGGCATCAAGTGGCACAAAAGAAACATTCAGATACTTGGTTAGTAGCTTATTCCAGCATGTGTACGCCAACTTGGTAACAAAGGACACAGCAAAGACTAGGTAATTGTCCTCAAAAAGGCCATTTTTCACAGAACCTAAAAAAAGGACTATTTGCAGACTGCCAGACAAGCCCACTTGCATTCCTAGCAAAGACCAAGAATTATAACTTGGCAGCATTTGCTATATCCTTCAGTGGATAAACAAACTGAAGCAATCACAAAAGATCAGGCTTCCACAATCTCAAACATCAGCACCCAGtcctcttctcttttgcctGAACAAGCACATATCAATGTGCCCCCCAAATAAACAATGTCACAAACTGAACAAACCAGAACCGTGCAAATGCCTAAGCTGGCCAGTGTGAAAGCACAAAGGGGTTTGAAGCACAGTTGCACAGCTGAACATTAAATTAGGCCACTCCTCAAACAGGCATTGCTATATAAGCCACACCACACGCATCAGACAACCTTTACCTCTCGATCCAGTATACCTGTCAGCACTGAACTCTCCTCAGTTACCAACAAGAACTTTTTTTTCCCGAACAGACGGAATGAGCCCTGCCGATTATATATTAGAACCAGTAAAAAGGATTaagaaaatacaaaaaaaagtGTTTTCCCTCGAACAACAGCCGTGACATGCCCTGAGGTTTAAAGAAGAAACGAAAGGCACCAGGGAAAGCAAAAGGCAATCAGCAACCATAAGAGTGACCAACAAGAATTCAAAAGTATACTAAGCAGATCTCCGCTCCCACTAAATCTGGGTGCCCATCACAACGGCAAATCGGCCAGACCAAGTTAAACAGTGAACAAAGTCGCCCCTTCTTTCTTCCCCAACCCTCAATTCCTCGCGCCCAGCACGGGCGGCTAACCCGCCACAGGGGCACACGAAAGGGATCTAAACAAAGCTTGAGATGGTGGCAACCGGGCTAGGGGGGTCAACCTGCAGCGTTATGTTGCGGAAGCGCTCCTGGGCGGCGGTCATGGCGCAGGCGCGGTCGCGGCGGGAACTGATCTCCCGCCGCTGCAGCTTCCGCACGCTGCTCACGACCGACTCCTGCCGCGGCCTCTTCCTcgccaccacccgccgcccACTGCACGGGCGCGGGCTCGCCGAGATCCGCCTCGGCTCCAtctccgccccccgccgcccggcctcccACAGCAaccccgccgcgctcgccgccgaagAGATAAACTTGGGGGGCCGGCCCCGTCAAGCCTCCACGGCGAACGGCATAGCTGGCGCAGCGGAGCTGACTCCCCGGTGAGGCCTAGGGTTTGGGAGCTCGAGCTCGGCTCGGAGATTGGGGGgtgaagagagagaaagagaaacaGGGGGACGGAGATGGGTGAGAAATTGGGCAGGTGTTAAAGATGAGGCGGCCTGTGACCTCTGACATGTGGGGCCAGAACGTCAGCGAGACGAGGGCCGCGCGGGCGGGATCGAAGGGTCGGCTACGCTGGTTTGAAATTTTTCGGGGTCGTGTCCGAGCGAACGGGACGTGACCTCCTCTTGTAACTTATCACTGATGTGCGGGTCCCGATGTTTGCTGGGTCCACAAACCAGTGAAACGTTGGCGTTGTAGCCTGCATAGGTATCGTGCGAGATGCGATTTCATTTTCATACCAGGTGGGCTGCCGAGCTGGAGTTCGATTTTGGAAGCAGCGCTGGCCGTGGACTGTGGAGCGTTTCCACttttggaatggattggtttcGGTTCGAAATTTGAATGAAGCGCATGGTTTCGTTGGTTCGTTGCTGTTAAAGGAAGGAAATTCGGAAGGCTACAAGCAGTGGAAATGTCAAATGTGACATCAAATTTGAACGAAGAGCATGGTTTGGTTGTTGTAAAAGGCACGGAACTTTGGAAGGCTAAATGGGGGGCATATACGAAATCAAAATTTCAGTGAAGCACGTGGTTTTATATTGCTCTAAAGAGGAAAGGAAATTCAGATGGCTATGCCCTAAGCGGTGGAAAATTTAAATGGCACGGCTAGCAACCGAACGCCTGATTCGAGCGGTAGCTATCGGACTTCTGCATCATTATCCAACTAGTTCGGGAAGCAAAATGCCACCACAACATTGCATGATGTTTCACACAACATCCGAACAAAACCTTTTTGAATGATCCAGATGCAACATTGTATGATCAATGGAGCTAGGAGGGGGTAGCGGGGCCAtgcctccccccctcccccaacgtggaaaaaaatttaaaccCCCTGCTGTAGCGCATGTAGTTTATGTGATCATAGGCCAAAAAATTGCTTAAATCGACTTAGCAGCTTGAGGGTCCTATTGTTTTGTTTGCGGCAGTCTGTACCCTGGAGACAATCGCTTCGAGGGTTCCAAAAGATCACGACTGACTCATTGTTTCAGTTCGCTGCCATTCTCGTCTCCCCAGTTTCCAAATCTCTAACCCTACCGGACAGGGCGACGAGTAGTTGAGATTGAGCGCCTGATCACGCAAGGCATCGATGAAATCTCAAGCCATTGTCTCTCAGCTCTTGCGCATCAGGCTCACGATATCAACTGATCAAGAACTCAAATCTCCTGTCCTTTGCAGCTCCACGACGTGCAAGAGCAAGACACAACGGCCCCAAGGATCTTTGTTTTATTTCTTGCAGTTTACACTGCCAAGGTAACTAGTGACACTTCATTGATAACTTTGTTTGGTTAATTTTACTTTGATTTAGTTCAAAGTCAATAGCTTGTAGATGCTACTCaatcaattatttttttgaagGATAATTATGATACTAAAAAGGAAGACACttgattctttttttcaaaGGAAAGATAGTGTGCCTAATGTACTTGAAAATCTTGAACAGATTGACGCCACTGTTTCCTTGCTCGACTTTGAGACAGATAAAGTTGCTAGCTGGCTTGCTGCATAGCAAGAGGAGGAGAAAGCTGAAGAGGATGCAGAGAAAATTCCAAGGCAATCACCATCTAAAGTTCAAAGAATCTGTTGGGATCGGGAATCCCAAATAGGTAATGGATAGAGCCAAGTGAACAAGTGAACCAAATGAACAAATGGCCAAAAGTCCTCTCCTCCAACCTAGGGCTCCAtttatagggaggaggaggtgtctGTTTATATTACTTCCATTGGTAGGATCGAATATTATAGATAAGTTCCTGGATTTTACAAAGAGATCCCTAGATGTTACAACTAAGTCCTTAAGCCTCACAAACTAGCCCTTAGATCCCTATTTTGGGCCTCTTTTATATAAAGGGGCCATCAAAGGCGCAcccccaatagtagcccctcAACTATTCGATCTTAGCCGGTACAACAAGATCTAATAGTTGCTCATGTTAAATGAGGCCGACAACTCATACTCCGGATGTATGCCTTTGGGTGCCTTGAATGATGAGCTTTGAATTGGTAGAAAATTTCACTTATGAGCCTCGATCAGCAGGCCTTGCTTTGATAGCCaatgtagtcgaagtagtcatgGCTGAAGGTAGATGTAACATCTTCAAGCCTTCTTGTAAAGCTccatcctccaaagccgcatCGCCCAACCCTTCTAAGAGGCAGCacacgtacacatagcaccatacttacactttcatcctcgcttcatgtaaaagggttaacccgaaggtgctatgacTGGTGGACAAAGGCTTGTACGTTGGCTTCACCCTTGCTCAACTggtaaggtggtactaaacatgcgcacctacgctcatgggccactattgagccaaccaaattgggccggtgaagcgtccccacaaaAGTAGAGAtaaaatgtgatacaaatatcagtcccaggaggctgataacacatttatttgacagataattcagttaccgtacaactcctgagggagtgggcgtgagagccacgcagcgataagaagtaaataaacaatagCGGCTagccaagcgactgccaaaagacagcactcgggactacacggcagcagcagcatcttggaaagggccaacaccacaggcagcgttgggtgcggacacaacctctactcgaggccttcggcgatgaagtcaaGGTCTTCCTCtctagcaacgaagcaagggtgagtacaaacgtactcaacaagtccaaccccatccacggagggggatacaaacaagtatatgcatagggtacaacaaggataggctagagtttatttgccaaaaagctaaattttcaacacatgcataggtTTGTTTTCAAACAAATTTGTTTTTtgcaaagcttttctttagcAACCGAACaaggagtggggttgatcctacacaaaggatccaagtttttatcgctatcggactccccgtccgccatagcgcacggcacgacTACCGGACCCTTCCAAAATTCAAcccacgcacacacacacacacacacacacaccattcatgcccaagtgctagttatgtgaccaagccgtaactcgtccaatgccgtggacacggctacccggataggttttaactctgcagaggttgcacacttttcccacaagcagggtaccgcagcacgatcaccttagtgccggtgcggatcctaacaaagccattacccaccctAGCTAAAACTGGTtagccctcacggaagcacccaaggggttcacagCTCATTCACGAGGCCGTAAccaggacctaagtcaccaagatcttattccttttccatgggctcccattGCTCGCCAGCACCCCTAATggctaacagttcagctagtgggatttatgctaagccgttgcccatacaacggtcgagtggttgcacgatggtagaattaggcaagatgacacatcaactcggtccttaaccacgacaagatggatatctcccgacattgctcaaccaccaaggtacgagcacaacaccctggcatcccacacaaggaatacccattcatcctgtctacacatccttttcccttGAACCCAGAAAGTCATCTTCCTTATTTGCACGCACGCACACGTTTATTTCCcgaaaacatcattgtagtggtgattgtatttgagtagtaatttcctaagcattctagcggtggctatcgaccaaatagagcgaatcatatttagagacaaccataggataacaaggaatgttcataacaatcaaggggtggctatccaaccatgtcttgcagtgaaataatatgcattttgtaaaacaggccaataggttgtgtttgaaaaactaggtattaaatatgcatcaaaagggtgagattggacttgccgtcttcaaagccttccgggagttctggctcgtgctgctggtcctcgggctcgggctcgcggtcaaactcctcctcgggatcctcctcgggcaatccgcgatctacggcacacacaaacggacacacaaataaataaaagaaagatcggtttttaaccgtgagctccgaacagaaaacgcgaacggaaaataggtagaaagattatttctgggaaatttggatatggatcggcgaaagtattccagaggatgacgtggtgaaatttgggactaattggaggaagtttggcacatgaaatgacgggttaaacatgaattaggggcttaaatggAGGTTTAGGAttgatttataataaaccagggacctatttgtgaatacttttggaggtggaggggcttatccgcgaatagctttatgagagtggtgggaggACCTGTTCGTAATTTGGGAAAAAGTAGGGGTCAGATCGGAACTTTGGGGAattttccccttctccttcACTAGGCCGGCCAGGAGGTTTGGGAAGGTGGGGGGgcggggcgacggcggccggtCGGCGGCCTCATCGGCAGCGACCgtggggcggaggaggtggggaaAGGGGAGAGGATcccgttttgccccttacctCGGGCACTTGGGGTAGGAGAGAGGCGGTCGGCGGTGGtctaggcggcggcggtgcttgggCGGCGctcgggtggtggcggcggcttggctagggcggcggcggcgccggaggtgttGGCGAGTGGAGGAGGTCGGGGTGTGGCGTGGTGtggggagaggggcggccgggcggcctccttttatagccggcGAGGAGAGCGCCGGCGGTAGGGGACCGGCAaggtccggcggcggccggtggcacggcaccggtggcgtgccgtGGCGGgaaggtaggggccggcgggtgGGCGGCGCAGGGACGTGCCAGCGGCGCCGGGAGGGCCGAGCGCGGGCGCCTGCGGGGTGGCGCGCGGCCCGATGGAGCCGGCGTGGCCGGCGGGGCcaaggcgggcggcgcgggcccgGGCGTGGAAGGGGTCGGCGACGGAGGAGTATGGCGCCAGGAGGGTGGGGCGCCGGAGTAATGGCGTTGGGACCGGCCAGGAGTAGTGGTGCCAGGGGGAGGTGGCGCCgggtgccaggaagaagaaagaggaggagagagaagagggaaggaggaagaaaaagaaagaggaagaaggaaggaagaaggaaaaaaaagaaaaggggagggaaaaagagatagaaaaagagagggaccggcgacgattgcggcacgcggtcggagcacgcgcgtgGCGTCTAgcgacggcacgcggcggaaggtacgggcacggataaaagaaaaaggtacgggtcggcatgggtgccgggacggcgaaatcgcggGGGAGATtttcgatttccgggagctcagcggtaaaaagattttaatgacgatttttaacgggtgattttagttggtgatttccgcgGATGTTACAGCCGGATGTCACATACACCCCCCTCAAAGAACTTGGCGTTCTCGTCagtccaactcacccacacttGGGCAAATGTCTAGGAACATTCCCTCTTAGCACATGACCGTACGTCTAGTGCCTGtgccatatgccatgccgtGTGTCCCATCCAGAACCCCACACAATAGTCCATATACATACTAGCATCTACCACAAAGTCCGCAATAGTACCCTCACCGCCTCCTAGTCTTATCCTTACCTTTGTGACCAAGAGCatcggtgcctggagtgtaaggagaacgtgggCAACGTAGTCTAGTACCTACaacctgtgtaggctgagtcaagggagcgTCATGGAGCTGAGATGGGTCAAGCTCCTTGGGCCTctagtcgtcgtcgtcatcgtcatcgtcctcatcctcggacGCAATTGCTCTGGACCCTGATAGGCCTTGCCTAGACAAACCAACGCCTCCTTCATGTTGGGATGGAACGTGCACGTCTAGCGTCGTGGctgtcctgcaaccacaacgagcagccgcACGGCGAAGCTGACTTGACAGTCGTTGTTGTGAAAAAACAAGTTAAATGaaagaatgtaacgtattaaCAAAATATTTGAAAGAATAATTTGATTCTTACGTCTAGAAAACTTCACGTCTCGTGGTCCGTAACTCTAGGACGGAAATACTCAATATCTCTAACCGAGCTTTGGAGGGTACGACCTTGCAACAAATTTTCAAAATAATTAAACCACAAAGTCACTACGTCAGTAAATAACTAAATGATCAAGTCACTTactcactaagtcactaaaccaTTACATGATAAAGTCACTAAGTCATTAAaccactaaatgattaagtcactaAGTTACTAactcactaagtcactaaaccaCTAAATGATTATGTCATTAACTTACTTACCcactaagtcactaaaccactaaatgattaagtcagtAAGTCACTAAGCCACTTTAGATGTTACATCAATAAATGAAGAATGTCACTAAGTCATTAACTAACTAACTCACTAAATCACTAAGTAACTTAATATAGAAAAGTAAGGcaattgtcttaccatcctatTTAGGATTGATCCTGTCTCCATCTGCCTTCCTGCACGAGTACTTTGATCATACACCGTGTCTTCATCTTCAGATGACTGGATGTCGGCGTAGTCATCTTGCGTCCATTGTACCCTCAGCCTGTTACGCGTCGCACGTTGGTACCAAGTCTGGTATCGCCTGTACTCACTGTTTGTGTGTGGGTCGTCGTTCTTGTCCACGTTGTCGTGGAACTGATCCCATTGCTCAATGTAAGCCTGGTGGAACGCGTGCCACTCAGAGACCTTCCGCTTCTTCTTACGATCCACTCTACACGTCACGTTAGATGTTATTAGTTGGCAAACTTTACTTAATGGTAATGGACCATCATGAGATAATTGAAATAGCAAAACACCTACTTGTGTAACTCCACTCTAGTCGAGATCGCATGTGTTGGCCAAATCTGCCTTATCCCAAACTGACGTGCTACTTGATCAGGCATGTGGAACTCGACAGCATAGAAACATACCAGAGGGCACTTCATCCTGTATAAATCATCATCGCTCGCACACATGACGCTCACAGCAAAAGGAAGTACCCCCTCTCCTTCGTACTGCTGCCAATCTACTTGCAACATGTCAAAATAAGATGTTAGTTGTTATACTAAAGCAATAGAAAGCAGTATTAGAAAAAACAATTACTTACACTATAAGCCATGAGCGCGTCTAGCTCGTTGATTTAATCTAGGTACACCCGCTCCAACCTCGTGCGGCCAACCTTAACCTGGTCCCAAAGGTACGCCCACGTCGGCTGCCGTCTCGGTGGCTGACCTGGGAACCACGGTCGACGACCCATAACCTTGGGATGACCAACTGGTAGATGGGGCCACATCCATATCTGCAATAGGTACATGCACCCACCAACTGACACC
This sequence is a window from Setaria italica strain Yugu1 chromosome III, Setaria_italica_v2.0, whole genome shotgun sequence. Protein-coding genes within it:
- the LOC101763483 gene encoding uncharacterized protein LOC101763483, whose amino-acid sequence is MEPRRISASPRPCSGRRVVARKRPRQESVVSSVRKLQRREISSRRDRACAMTAAQERFRNITLQEEFDTHDPKENCLLLPYLRKRSKIIEIVAARDIVFALSQSGVCAAFSRETNQRICFLNGSPDEVIRSLFYNKNNDSLITVSVYGSENFSALRCRTTRIEYIRRGQPDAGFSLFETESLKWPGFVEFDDVNGKVLTYSAQDSTYKVFDLKNYTLLYSVSDKNVQEIKISPGIMLLIYTRTSSSVPLKILSIEDGTVLKSFSHLLHRNKKVDFIEQFNEKLLVKQEGENLQILDVRNFQLTEVSRTEFMTPSAFIFLYELQLFLTFRNRSVAVWNFRGELVTSFEDHLLWHPDCNTNNIYITSDQDLIISYCKADSTDSSSEENAGSINISSILTGKCLAKVNSGNGNSCKQKKAWKFQNTVSEALEDITALYYDEERDEIYTGNRHGLVHVWSN